Part of the Kitasatospora sp. NBC_01266 genome, CCAGCCGTGTTCGAGCAACGCGAAGGCCTCGTCGGCGGCGCGGCGCGGATCGGCGTGCCGCAGGATGAGGCCGCGGGCCTCCAGCGCGAAACGAGCCAGGGCAGCGCAGCTGACGTCGTCCTCGGGGGCACCGACAGACTCGGCGATGGCTCGCGCCAGGGCCGCTTCGTGGCGGGTCCACATGCGGTGGGCGTAGTCGCGCAGCGCGGGGGTCTCCTGCACCATGCGCGTGAAGTCGGCGAACCGCGGGTCCGCGGCGTGGACGGCGAGCTGGGTCTGCCTCAGCAGGATGTGCTCGCGCAACGCCTGCGGGATCGACTGGCCTGGGGTGCGGTCGCGCACGGCGGCGACGAGCGCGGCTTCCAGGTCGTCGTCCTGGTCGAAGACCAGGGCTTCCTTGCCGGAGAAGTGCTTGAACAGGGTGGTCACCGAGACATCGGCGGCATCGGCGACCTCCTTGACGCCGACCTGGTCGTAGCCGCGTTCGAGGAAGAGCTCGAGTGCGGCGTCGGCCAGGGACTGGCGGGTCTGGGCCTTCTTGCGCTCGCGGCGCCCGGTCGGTTCGGTCACTCGCCCACCATACCCCAGAGTGCAGTGGCTATGAAAGTTGAGTCGTTGCACTTATTTCGTGAGTGTGCTTTCTTGGTGGTGCCGGGCCTCCCGGCGTCCCATCCACCTCCCGAAGGACACACCCATGAACTCTGCTCGTGATCCCCGCATCGCGATCGTCGGCGCCGGCCTCGGTGGCCTCGCCTGCGCCCGAGTCCTGCAGCGACACGGCCGCTCCGTCACCGTTTTCGAACGCGAGGCCGCCGCCGACGCCCGCCCGCAGGGCGGCACCCTCGACCTGCACGCCGACACCGGTCAGGCCGCCCTGCGGGCGGCGGGGCTCCTCGACCGGTTCCAAGCCCTCGCCCGCCCGGAAGGAGAGGAGTGGCGCGTGCTCGACTTCGCCGACGCCGCCCTCCTCGCGCATCAGGGGCCTTCCGCCGCCGGCGGCCGACCGGAGATCGATCGAGGCCAACTGCGCGGTCTGTTCCTGGACTCGATCACCGAGGGCACGGTGCGGTGGGACCGCGCCGCCAGCGGGGTCACCCCGCTGGCGGACGGCAGCTGCCGGCTGCACTTCGCCGACGGCACCGCCGAGGACTTCGACCTGGTCGTCGGTGCCGACGGCGCCTGGTCGCGCGTCCGCCCGGCCCTGTCACCCGCCGCCCCCAGCTACACCGGTGTCACCTTCGTCGAGACCGGATTCGACCACTGCGACACCCGCCATCCCGACCTCGCACGGCTGGTCGGCAACGGATCGATGCTGGCGAAGGGCGCCGGCCGGTCCCTGGTCGCCCAGCGCAACAGCAACGGCCACATCCGCGCCTACATCGCGCTCCGCGCGCCGCAGGACTGGCACCTGGCCGCCGGTATCGACCTCGGCGACCAGCAGGCCGCGCGGACGCAGTTGCTGAGGATGTTCGACGGCTGGGACGAGAGCCTGCGCTACCTCCTGCGGAACAGCGACAGCGAGTTCGTCAACCGGCCCCTGTTCGTCCTGCCCGCCCCGCACACCTGGGAGCACGTTCCCGGCGTCACCCTGCTCGGCGACGCCGCGCACCTGATGCCCCCGGTCGGGCTGGGCGCCAATCTCGCCATGCTCGACGGCTCCGACCTCGCCCACGCCCTCATCACCGAGTCCAGTGTCGACGACGCCGTCCGCGCCTACGAGAGCATCATGCTGCCGCGCTCGATCGAGGCCGCGACGGGCAGTGCGCAGGGACTCGACCACCTCGTTCCCGCGACGGCCTGCTGAGCCGCCCCCGGGTTGGCAGGCCGGGCGGCGGTGAACCGGTGGGTGGGTCGTATGCCTTGGAGTGGTGCAGTGCTCGTACATCAACGATCGTGCGGTCGAAGGGAGTTCTTCGTGGGCACCGCCCTCGAGCAGCTGACCGGGGCGGCCGACGGAGTACCTTGACAGACATCCCATGAGCTCGTGCACGCGCCGTCAGGTGGGTGCCTCACGGCAAGTTGAGCTCCTCGCGGGCTGCCGCCACCCAGCGCAGCACGCCGTGGGATCGGGTGCTCTCGGCCAACTCTGTCGCTTCCTTGAGTAGCGCCGCCGCGTCGTCCCGCCGCTCCTGCTGGGTGGCCAGATAAGCCAGCCCGATCAGATTCGCCGCGACTCCCGGCAGGAATCCCAGATCCCGGCGCAGACGAGTGGACTCCTCGAAGTGCGCACGGGCCTCGTCCAGGCGGCCGGCCATGTGGTCGGCGAAGCCGAGGTGCCGTAGGGCGTAGGACGTCGTCAGCCGGTCGCCGGCCCGGGTGGCAAGTTTGAGGGCACGCTCGAAGGCGGGCACGGCGGTCTCGACGTCGTCGCGGATCACCTGGTGGAAGGTGCCGACCCAGAACACCGCCTCGCCCTCACCCCGCACATCGCCGAGCCGCCTGTACAGCGCCGCCGCACGCTCGAAGAGCTCCAGCTCCCGCGCATCCTCGACCCGCTCCTCCAGGAAGCGGGCGTGGATCACCCGGCCGCGGGCCAGTGCAAGGTCCGCCTCGACCTCGTCGAGGCCCCGGTCGGCAGACGACAGCGCACCGCTGTCGCCGCCGAACACGGCACGTTCATAGAGGAGTCCGGCCTGCTTGATCCGCTCGTCCGCAGTCATGCCGTGATCGTATCGACCACATGCAAGCCCAGGCCCGAGGACCCTTCCGCCCTTCCGCCCTTCCGCCCTTCCGCCGAGGTCGTGCCGCTAGGGATGGTTCAGCGGTCGCCTGCCAACGGTCGTGCCGTGGGCGGGAGTTCGTCTCGGCTGTGCTCGCCGGGCCTCGTGCTGACCGACGACCGACAGCCGCATTACCTGACGGGTAATCGACAGGCGGTGCCGGTGCGGAGATCGTGTGCTGACCGACAGCGTTGCTGTACGCGTCATCCACGAGGAGTCATCCAGATGAGCACTGAAGCACGGCCGCAGTCCGCCCCGGTGGGCCAGGCCGCGGCGGGCCCACCGCCCTGGATCGCCCTTCCCGTCGTGCTGGTGGGCATCTTCATGCCCACCCTCGACTTCTTCATCGTCAACGTCGCGGTCCCCTCGATCCATACGGGGCTGCACGCCGGCGACGCGGCAGTGCAGCTCGTCATCGCCGGCTACGGCGTTGCCTACGCGGCGGGGCTGATCACCGGCGGGCGCCTCGGTGACCTGTACGGTCGGCGCCGCGTCTTCGTCCTGGGCCTGGCGGCGTTCACCCTCACCTCGCTGCTCGCGGGCGTCGCGCAGAACACCGAAGAGCTGATCATCGCGCGCGTGCTGCAGGGCGTGGCCGCGGCCGTCGTGACCCCGCAGGTGCTCGCCATCATCACCACGGCGTTCACCGGCAAGGCCCGTACCCCCGCTTTCAACGCCTTCGGGCTGTCCGTCGGGCTCGCCGGGGTCTTCGGCCAGATCCTCGGCGGTGCGCTGATCGCCGCGAACGTCGACGGCTGGGGCTGGCGCAGCGTCTTCCTGATCAACGTCCCGGTTGGCCTCGTCGCCCTGGCACTGGCGCCGAAGCTGGTCCCGGAGTCCCACGGCGAGGAGCGCAACCGGCTCGACCTGGTCGGCATGCTGCTGGTGTCCGCAGGTCTGACCGCCGTCGTACTACCGCTGGTCCAGGGCCGTCAGGAACACTGGCCGGAGTGGATCTGGCTGATCCTGATCGCCTCGGTACCGCTGCTGGCCGGGTTCGTCGCCTACGAGAAGCGGCTGGGCAGGCGGAACGGCTCCCCGCTGATCGACCTGACCCTGTTCCGCGAGCGGGCGTTCTCGGCGGGGCTGGCCATCACGCTGAGCTACTTCCTGGCGATGGGGTCGTTCTTCCTGGTTCTCGCGCTGTACCTGCAGCAGGGCCAGGGGCTGTCCCCGCTGCGGTCCGGGCTGGTCTTCAGCACCGTCGGCTTCGGCTTCTTCGCCACCTCGGCGATCGCCCCGGTGGCGGCGGCCAGGCTCGGGCGGCAGATCCTGGCCGTCGGCGCGCTGGGGGTGGCGGTCGGCTACGCCATCACCGCGGAGACCGTCCAGCACCTCGGCCCGCACGGCTCCATCGCCTGGCTGGTCCCGGGCCTGCTGGTGGCCGGCTTCGGCATGGGCTTCGTGACCGCGCCGCTGTCGTCGACCGTGCTCGCCCGCGTGGTCCCCCGTCACGCCGCGGCGGCCTCCGGCGCGCTGTCGACGGCACAGGAGGCTGGTGGCGCCCTGGGCGTGGCTCTGGTCGGCATCGTGTACTTCGGCCAGATCGGCCACGCCACATCCGCCCACGCGTTCGCACTCAGCCTCGAACTGCTCATCGGGTTCTGCGTGCTGAGTGCGCTCATCGTCCAGTTCCTGCCGCGTACCGGCGCGCGGCCCGACGGCCGCTGACGCCGGTGAGGCGTCGATCGCGGGTAATCGGCGCCTCCGCATGATGAACCCGACGAGGACATGGCGGTGTCCAACTACCATCCAAGTGTGACCATGCCGAAGGAGTACGCGGACGAGGCCGGGGTCGGGCCGCTGCTCCGGGAGTGGCGGCAGCGACGGAATCTGACCCAGCTGGCTCTGGCCCACTTGGCGAACACCTCGGCCCGGCATGTGAGTTTCGTGGAAACCGGCCGGTCGCGGCCCAGTCGGGCCCTGCTGTCGCGCCTGGCGGACCACCTGGACATCCCCGCCAGGCAACGCAACGCCCTGTACGTCGCGGCGGGATACGCGCCGGTCTTCGAGCGGTCCCGACTGGATTCCCCTCGACTCAGGCTCGTCAACCAGACCGTCGAACGCCTCTTCGAGGCCCACGAACCGTTCCCCGCCCTGGCCCTCGACGCCGACGAGGACATCGTCTCGATGAACCGCGCCGCGGCGCTGCTGGCCCGCGAGGTGCCGGCCGGACTGCTGAAACCACCGGTCAACCTCATGCGGGTGGCGCTGCACCCGGAGGGACTGGCCCGGCAGATCGTGAACTTGGCGGAGTGGCGCGAGCACATGCTCGGGCGGTTGTACCGGCAGATGGTCCACTCGGGACTGCCGAGCCTGCGCTCGCTGTACCAGGAGGTGTCGGCGTACGCGGGGACGAGTGCGGACGCCGGGGCAGCGGCGGAGAACAGCGTACTGACGCTGCTGCACATGCGCCTGTTCGACACCGAGATCCGGCTGTTCAGCACCATCACCACGTTCGGTGCCACCACCGACATCACCGTGGCGGAGCTGTCGCTGGAGACCTTTCATCCAGCCGACGAACACACCGCCAAGGTCTTCAGAGAGGCACTGGAGGTCAGGCCGGACCGTGTGCCGTCGGCCGGTTGAGGGTGCCTTCGAGTCACGTTGAGGACTGACGTTGAGGACTCACGTTGAGTCAATCACCGGCCTGGTCAACGACCACCCCGAGCCAGAGATGGAGCTCGATGTCGCCATCGCCGTAGTTGACGAAGACCTGGAGCACCAGCTTCGACTCGCCCACCCGCCAGTACACGGCCGAGCCGGAGTCCGAATCGCGCAGTTCCTCCGTCTCATCGACCGGTTCGCCGTACTGCTCGGTGATCCGACGGGCGAGCAGTTGCTGATCCGTCTGGAAGTCCCCCGTCGCGTCGAGGCCCACGTCGAGGTCCGCGCCCCACTCCGCCTCGCTGACGTAACCGTCGCGCAGCACGACCAGCGCCCCGCGGCGCACCTGCTCCAGGTAGTACTCATCGAGATCACTCAGGTCGTAGGCGTCGGCCCGGTCCTCGTCCAGGGCCACCGGGAGGAACGGCCGCGGCTCGGCCGCGAGCAGCGACCGCACCAGTTCGACGAGTTCGTCGTCCCCGGAGGGGATCTCGTCGAACAGATCCCAGGACGGATCGTCTTCAAGCGGCAGCGCTGCCGGGTCGCACTCGACCGACCCGGCATCGTGCGACAGCAGCGCGCCAGGCACGACGATGTCAGACACGACGACGTCAGGTGCGGACGGAACGTGGGCGTTTGATTCGCCTTCAGCGGCAGATGCGGACATGGCGAACACCGTATCGACCCGGTACGACAGCCCCGAGGGGCACCGCCGCTGAGCCTCTCCGCCCGGCCCGCTCGCCACTCCCCCGCACAACCGATCCGCGATCGGAAAGCCTCCAAGCGAGCGCCATCCCCGGGGGTCGGACAACCGAAGGACCGCCTTGGCACAACCAATGGTTGTGGCCATAGGGTGTCGACATGGACCTCGACACCATCCGGACCTTCGTCGCCGCCGCCGACGCGGGGCAGTTCCAGGAGGCCGCCGCCGAGCTGGCGGTCACCCAGCAGGCCGTCTCGAAGCGCATCGCCACGCTGGAGCGCAACCTGGGCGTGCGGCTGTTCACCCGCACCGCGCGCGGCGCCGAGCTCACCATCGACGGGCAGGCGTTCCTGCCCCACGCGCGCGAGTTGCTGCGCGTCGCCGAGCGCGCGGTCGCGTCCGTGCGCACCGGCCGCCGTCCGCTGCGGGTGGACGTGATCGCTTCGCGCGTCGCTCCGTCGGGCCTGATGCGCGGCTTCCACCGCGCGCACCCCGACGTCGACCTCGACGTGCTGATGCTGTTCGACATCGAGACGGCCGTCGCCGCCATCCGGTCCGGTGAGATCGACGCGTCCTTCCGCGCCGTCGCCATGCCCGGCCGGCCCCTTCCCGAGGACATCGAGTCCGTCCGGGTGCTCGACGAACCGCTCCAGCTCCTCACCGGCCCCGCCCACGCGCTGGCGGGCGCCCGGTCGGTGACCGTCGCTCAGCTCGCCGGACACCGGATCTGGATGCCCGGCCTCGTCCCCGGTACCGAGTGGGCCGCCTACTACGACGACCTCGTCGCCCGGTTCGACCTCACCATCGAGGCGACCGGCCCCAACTTCGGCTCCGACGCGCTCCTCGACACCATCGCCGACACCCCGGCGCTGGCCACCTTCATGGGCGAGCACACCCGCCTCGTCTGGCCCGCCGGCCACGGCCTGCGCCGCATCCCGGTGACCGACCCGACGCCCGTCTACCCGCACTCGCTCCTCTGGCACCGCGACAACCCCCACCCGGCACTGGCCACCCTCCGCGCCCACCTCGCCGGCACCGCGGCCGACCAGGGCACCGCCGGGACCTGGGCGCCGGGCTGGGTGGTTCCGCGCCGAACGGACAGCTGAACGGATGGCCGAACGGATTACGGACGGGCGCGCCTTCGAGCAGGCGGGCGTGCTCCAGGACGGTGCACGGCTCTTGACACACATCCGAAACGGGTGCGTTTACTTAGCTACTTGTTGGATTGTGTTCCGTTCTGGTCGGTTCGCCGCGTGTGGCCCCGCTGCCACCTGACTGACGATGCCGCGCGCGCCCGAACGGTCCGGACGGAAGAGATGAAGGTGCGCCGATGAGCCTGTTCCTGTTCACCCGCTCAAGACGAGGGGCCTCGCGTCGGCCACTGGGGCGGGCCGCGCTCGGGGCGGCGATGCTGCTGGGTTCGTTCTCCGGAGTGCTGACCGCCGAGCCGGCGACGGCTTCGGCGCCGGCCCCCGCGCCGGCCAACGGCCTGGCGGCGCTGACACCCACGCCTCCGATGGGGTGGAGCAGCTGGGACTACATCAGGAAGAACCCGACCGCCGCGAACATCGAGGCGGAGGCCGACTACCTGGTCAGCAGCGGACTGAGCACGGCGGGCTACAAGCTGGTCAGCATCGACGACTTCTGGATGTCGTGCGACACCTACAGCGCGGCGATGGGGCACAACACGTACGACACGGACGCGAACGGCTACTGGACGCCCAGTTCGGCGTTCCCCGGCGGGATCAAGCCCGTGGCGGACTACGTCCACAAACTGGGGCTGCAGTTGGGCATCTACCTGACTCCGGGCCTGCCCTGGTCCGGCGACGGCAAGCCGATCGCCGGCACGGGCTACAACACCGACCAGATCAAGGTGTCCTCCACGCCCGGCCAGGACGAGACCAACTACAACTGCGCGACCACCCTCGGCGGCAGCCCGGGCGGCAACAACGGCATGGACTACA contains:
- a CDS encoding TetR/AcrR family transcriptional regulator, which gives rise to MTEPTGRRERKKAQTRQSLADAALELFLERGYDQVGVKEVADAADVSVTTLFKHFSGKEALVFDQDDDLEAALVAAVRDRTPGQSIPQALREHILLRQTQLAVHAADPRFADFTRMVQETPALRDYAHRMWTRHEAALARAIAESVGAPEDDVSCAALARFALEARGLILRHADPRRAADEAFALLEHGWTASRPGN
- a CDS encoding FAD-dependent oxidoreductase, whose product is MNSARDPRIAIVGAGLGGLACARVLQRHGRSVTVFEREAAADARPQGGTLDLHADTGQAALRAAGLLDRFQALARPEGEEWRVLDFADAALLAHQGPSAAGGRPEIDRGQLRGLFLDSITEGTVRWDRAASGVTPLADGSCRLHFADGTAEDFDLVVGADGAWSRVRPALSPAAPSYTGVTFVETGFDHCDTRHPDLARLVGNGSMLAKGAGRSLVAQRNSNGHIRAYIALRAPQDWHLAAGIDLGDQQAARTQLLRMFDGWDESLRYLLRNSDSEFVNRPLFVLPAPHTWEHVPGVTLLGDAAHLMPPVGLGANLAMLDGSDLAHALITESSVDDAVRAYESIMLPRSIEAATGSAQGLDHLVPATAC
- a CDS encoding tetratricopeptide repeat protein, which gives rise to MTADERIKQAGLLYERAVFGGDSGALSSADRGLDEVEADLALARGRVIHARFLEERVEDARELELFERAAALYRRLGDVRGEGEAVFWVGTFHQVIRDDVETAVPAFERALKLATRAGDRLTTSYALRHLGFADHMAGRLDEARAHFEESTRLRRDLGFLPGVAANLIGLAYLATQQERRDDAAALLKEATELAESTRSHGVLRWVAAAREELNLP
- a CDS encoding MFS transporter, whose translation is MSTEARPQSAPVGQAAAGPPPWIALPVVLVGIFMPTLDFFIVNVAVPSIHTGLHAGDAAVQLVIAGYGVAYAAGLITGGRLGDLYGRRRVFVLGLAAFTLTSLLAGVAQNTEELIIARVLQGVAAAVVTPQVLAIITTAFTGKARTPAFNAFGLSVGLAGVFGQILGGALIAANVDGWGWRSVFLINVPVGLVALALAPKLVPESHGEERNRLDLVGMLLVSAGLTAVVLPLVQGRQEHWPEWIWLILIASVPLLAGFVAYEKRLGRRNGSPLIDLTLFRERAFSAGLAITLSYFLAMGSFFLVLALYLQQGQGLSPLRSGLVFSTVGFGFFATSAIAPVAAARLGRQILAVGALGVAVGYAITAETVQHLGPHGSIAWLVPGLLVAGFGMGFVTAPLSSTVLARVVPRHAAAASGALSTAQEAGGALGVALVGIVYFGQIGHATSAHAFALSLELLIGFCVLSALIVQFLPRTGARPDGR
- a CDS encoding helix-turn-helix domain-containing protein, whose translation is MPKEYADEAGVGPLLREWRQRRNLTQLALAHLANTSARHVSFVETGRSRPSRALLSRLADHLDIPARQRNALYVAAGYAPVFERSRLDSPRLRLVNQTVERLFEAHEPFPALALDADEDIVSMNRAAALLAREVPAGLLKPPVNLMRVALHPEGLARQIVNLAEWREHMLGRLYRQMVHSGLPSLRSLYQEVSAYAGTSADAGAAAENSVLTLLHMRLFDTEIRLFSTITTFGATTDITVAELSLETFHPADEHTAKVFREALEVRPDRVPSAG
- a CDS encoding LysR family transcriptional regulator — encoded protein: MDLDTIRTFVAAADAGQFQEAAAELAVTQQAVSKRIATLERNLGVRLFTRTARGAELTIDGQAFLPHARELLRVAERAVASVRTGRRPLRVDVIASRVAPSGLMRGFHRAHPDVDLDVLMLFDIETAVAAIRSGEIDASFRAVAMPGRPLPEDIESVRVLDEPLQLLTGPAHALAGARSVTVAQLAGHRIWMPGLVPGTEWAAYYDDLVARFDLTIEATGPNFGSDALLDTIADTPALATFMGEHTRLVWPAGHGLRRIPVTDPTPVYPHSLLWHRDNPHPALATLRAHLAGTAADQGTAGTWAPGWVVPRRTDS